The segment AAGAGCTGGCCAAACCCCAGGAGGTCGTCGACCGCGACCGGGAATGGAGACTGCTGACCGACTTCGTCACCGATCCCTCCCCCTCCATGCGGCTGGGCATCGTGTCCGGGCGCCGGCGGCACGGCAAGTCGTACCTGCTTCGGGCCCTCACCGAAGCAGTCGGCGGCCTCTACATCACCGCCGTCCGCGAGGAGGGACGCCTTCCCGCGCTCCAGCGCTTCACCGAGGCGATCGCCACGCACGCCGGTCTGCGACCGGGCACCCTGCAGCTCAGCGACTGGCGGCAGGTGCTGAGCAACGCGCTCGACGTCGTCGTCCGGCAGGCCACTGTCACCCCGCTCCTGGTCATCGACGAACTGCCGTATCTGCTCCAGCACTCCCCCGAGGTACCCGGCATCATCCAGCAGCTCTACGACGAGCAACAGCACGTCAGCGGCAGTGGACCAGGCACGGGGCCCCGGCTCGTCCTCTGCGGGTCGGCCATGAGCGTCATGCACGAACTGCTGTCCGGCACAAACCCGCTGCGCGGCCGGGCCGTCATCGACCTCCGGCTCGGCGCCTTCGACTACCGCGCCAGCCGCGACTTCTGGGCCATCGAAGATCCCCTTACCGCCCTGCACGTCCACGCCGTTCTCGGTGGCGCCCCCGGCTACCAGCCCATCGCCGCCCGCCCCTCGCCGGGTGACGACTTCGACCGCTGGCTCACCGGCACTGTCCTCGACCCAGGACGGGCGGTCTACTCACGCACCGAGACCGAGTACCTGCTGCGCGAGGATCCGCGGATAACGCAGCACACCCTCTATTACGACATCCTCACCGCGATCGCCCAGGGCGCCACCACCCCCACCAAGATCGGAGCCGCCCTCGGCCGGCAGCGCAATGCCGTAGCCCACCCGCTCGACGTCCTGGAATCCACCGGCTACATCCAGCGCGAGCAGGACATCCTCCGGCCCCGCCACCCCGTCATCACCCTCACCGACCCCATCATCCGCTTCAACCAGCTGATCACCCTCCCCCAAGCCGACGCGGTCGAGCAGGGGTTCGCCGAGCAGGCCTGGCAAGCCTCCACCCCCACCTTCAACTCCAAAATCCTCGGCCCCCACTTCGAAGACCTCGCCCGCGCCTGGACGCGCCGCTACGCCCACGCCGTCCTCCCCGGCGGCCTCCCCGGACCGGTCGGCACCACGGAAGTCCCCGACCCCGCAGCCCGCACCAAACACGAGGTGGACGTCCTCGCCCTCGCCTCCGGTGAGCGCCCCCAGGCGCCCCGCGCCCGCATCGCCCTCCTCGGCGAAGCCAAGGCCACCGCCGCCCGCCGTGGCACCGGCGACCTCCAACGCCTGGAACACATCCGTGCCCTGCTCACCGACCAGGGCTACGACACCTCCGGCACCACCCTCGCCCTCTTCTCCCTCCACGGCTTCTATCCGGATCTCGTACAGCTCGCCGCCCACCGGGACGACCTTCTCCTGATCGACCTGCCCGCTCTCTACGGCACCGGCCCCGTACACGGCGCCGCTACATCGGCCGCCCCGAATGGATCAGCTCTCCGGTCGAACCGCTGAGCCCAAGTCGAGGTCGGAGTGTGCGCAGTCGGCCAACCAGCACCTTCGCGCGAGGCCGCGCCACCCGGCTCCGAGAGCAGGCCCCGGGGAGGCGTTCGCACGTCTACCCCAGGGCCCGTCGTCATGTCACGGGTGGGAGACGGTGACGCCCCACGTGGCGACCCACTTGCCGTCGCCGAACTGGAGCTTGGCGGTGCACTTGTAGGTGTCGCCGTCACACGTGATGGACGTCACCGGCACCGGGGCCGCGGCAGCCGGCGCCGCGGCGGCCGGGTCGGAGGGGGCGGGGGCCGCGATGGCCGCCGGGGCGGCTATCGCCCCGGTGATCAGGGTTGCGGTCAGGAACGCACCGGCGAGCAGTCCGCGAGTGGACATGAGTGTCTCCCTCTTATGGTCGAATGATACAAAAGGGGATGAATACCCCTCGCTCAACGGTAGTGATCATCTGATCGGCCGCCAGGTGGGCTGGGCCGAACGGCCGTCGGCGCGTTGCCGGCGGGCGAGGGTTCTGCGCACTGGCGAGGACCCACGGAGGCGTGATCGTCTGCGCCTCGGGCCAGCAGCGGGTCCAAAACACAGCCGCGGCCCCTCCGGTCGGAACCGGAGGGGCCGCGTTCACGCAGGACGGCGGTGGCGAGACCAACCGCCTGCGGGTAGGCCGTGTGGGACTCGAACCCACAACCAATGGATCAAAAGCCCCGGCAGAGTCATGATCGGCAGTGTGGCGTAGTCCCGGATGGTCCGTTTCCGGATAACGCCGGGAGCTGCCTCTGACGCAAGGTCCGCCTCAGGATGCCCCCTGCTTGCCCGTCCGCTCACGCATCGCTCACGCATTCGCGCTGGCCCTTGCGTCGGCATTGCTCCGGAAGACGAAGAACCAGCGTTTCGACACGGGAGTATGCTCCCGAGCGCAGGCGGCGGTGTCTGAGAACCGGGGGCATCAGGTGGCGATGGACGACGGGAAGGACTCGGCGTCTCCCAGTGAGCCGGCGGTGGCTGCCGGGGCGGCCGGCGGAGGTGTCCCAGCCGTGGCGCCAGCTCAGGAGAAGCACGGGACCATCGTCTTGTCGAGGACCCAGGACGGCTACCGTGATCTGCTTCGCCGCTACGCGGTGCTCTTCGACGACACCCAGGTGGGTTGGATCAGCCGGGGACAGACGCTGCGCTTCGAAGTGCCTGCGGGAGCCCCCCGACTGCAGCTCAAGATTTCCTGGTGCTCCAGCGCGCCGCTTACCGCCCTGGTGGAAGCTGGGCAGACGACCTCTTTCCTTTGCGCTCCAGGTGGTGAGGCGTCTGAGGCGCTCACCTCCGTCACCGCAGGCGCGGGTGACTACATCGCCCTGCGGCCGACACCGGAGCCGATCGCTGTGGCCAGGACTCCGCTGGACGAGGGGACCCGGCTTCGCCTGGCCACAGCGCTGGGCTTCTTCAGCGGAGGCTTCACGTTCATCGGGGCCTGGATCTGGCACTACACAGGCGTGGCGCGGACAACGTGGTTGTCGGCGTGAGCCTGGCGGTCACCCTTGCCTGCATGCTCGCCTTCCGGTTCAGTCGGCGCAGGAGGGCCGGTCAGCACAGTCACGATGACCCGGCTCAGCCGGCCAACTGAAGCGCTCAACCATGTTGACGAAGGCTCATTACGCCATTGAATAGCATTCAGTGCGATATGGAAGAGTGATGGGATGCCTCTGCCGCCACGTGGAGCCCCGCTTCTGACAGAGTGAAAACCTCAGGTCGTCCCAACACCTCGTTAAGCCCCGCCCTAACCCTCTGTAGTGCGCTCACACCGCCGACGGAGTACTGCCAGCTGGTACTCGCCGATACGGTTCAGGTCATTCTACGGAAAGGATCTACTTGTGTCGCAATTCTTCTCACATGACGGAACTGCTATCGCATATCGAAAAGTAGGGCAAGGACCACCGTTGGTGTGCTTGGCTGGCGGACCGGGGGAAGACGTACGCAGTCTGGGGAATCTGGAGGGCATGGATCGGCACCGGACACTTATCCTGATGGACGCCCGCGCTTCAGGTGCC is part of the Streptomyces sp. NBC_01262 genome and harbors:
- a CDS encoding AAA family ATPase yields the protein MRLGIVSGRRRHGKSYLLRALTEAVGGLYITAVREEGRLPALQRFTEAIATHAGLRPGTLQLSDWRQVLSNALDVVVRQATVTPLLVIDELPYLLQHSPEVPGIIQQLYDEQQHVSGSGPGTGPRLVLCGSAMSVMHELLSGTNPLRGRAVIDLRLGAFDYRASRDFWAIEDPLTALHVHAVLGGAPGYQPIAARPSPGDDFDRWLTGTVLDPGRAVYSRTETEYLLREDPRITQHTLYYDILTAIAQGATTPTKIGAALGRQRNAVAHPLDVLESTGYIQREQDILRPRHPVITLTDPIIRFNQLITLPQADAVEQGFAEQAWQASTPTFNSKILGPHFEDLARAWTRRYAHAVLPGGLPGPVGTTEVPDPAARTKHEVDVLALASGERPQAPRARIALLGEAKATAARRGTGDLQRLEHIRALLTDQGYDTSGTTLALFSLHGFYPDLVQLAAHRDDLLLIDLPALYGTGPVHGAATSAAPNGSALRSNR